One Hordeum vulgare subsp. vulgare chromosome 4H, MorexV3_pseudomolecules_assembly, whole genome shotgun sequence DNA window includes the following coding sequences:
- the LOC123449220 gene encoding F-box/kelch-repeat protein At3g23880-like, protein MATRETARDSDDDLPADMIPEILAHLPPKYLPVEMIAEILARLPPKYLLRSRTVCKAWRDLATEPDFILKHHSHQPTQPLITSYAVGPLKADCLEAVDLTTNKRRVVLRVIQRVPRPLPLHFADHGRDRREALMVHEWRDVCDALMVHGSCDGLLLLNFGKSLFVCNPATRQGARLPLLLQDDLDVLGFYKDADSGEYRLLYHQAERLGLSYYVLTVGS, encoded by the coding sequence ATGGCGACGAGGGAGACCGCACGAGATTCCGACGACGACCTCCCCGCAGATATGATCCCGGAGATCCTCGCCCACCTCCCTCCCAAGTACCTCCCCGTGGAGATGATAGCCGAGATCCTCGCCCGCCTCCCGCCCAAGTACCTCCTCCGCTCCCGCACCGTCTGCAAGGCCTGGCGCGACCTCGCCACCGAGCCCGACTTCATCCTCAAGCACCACTCCCACCAGCCAACGCAGCCCCTCATCACGTCTTACGCTGTTGGCCCGCTCAAGGCCGACTGCCTCGAGGCCGTCGACCTCACCACCAACAAGCGCCGCGTGGTCCTGCGGGTTATCCAGAGGGTGccccgccccctccccctccacttCGCCGACCACGGCCGCGACCGGCGCGAGGCACTCATGGTCCACGAGTGGCGCGACGTCTGCGACGCACTCATGGTCCACGGGTCGTGCGACGGCCTGCTCCTCCTCAACTTCGGCAAGTCCTTGTTCGTCTGCAACCCTGCCACGCGCCAAGGTGCTCGTCTGCCGCTGCTGCTTCAGGATGACCTAGATGTCCTGGGGTTCTACAAGGACGCCGATTCCGGGGAGTACCGGCTGCTGTACCACCAGGCTGAGCGCCTGGGCCTCTCCTACTACGTGCTCACGGTGGGATCCTAG